From the Alteromonas sp. CI.11.F.A3 genome, the window TCACCTTTTTGGCTGGACAGCCCATATTGATATCGATGATTTGCGCACCGTTCTCAACATTAAATTGTGCCGCTTGGGCCATAAGCTCTGGATCAGCGCCTGCAATCTGTACAGAACGAATACCTTCTTCGCCCTCATGATTCATTCGTGCTTGTGATTTTGCGGTATTCCATACCTTTGGATTGCTAGAAAGCATTTCCGATACCACAAGCCCCGCACCCATACGTTTACATAGTTGACGAAATGGACGGTCAGTCACGCCAGCCATTGGTGCTAGCATCAAATTGTTGTCTAACGTGTAGGGACCAATTCGCATATTTCGCCATCTAGAACTGCACAGAATTTATACACCCGGCTAAAACGGGGCGCTAAGTGTACGTGTTTTCGCAATACTTGAAAAGGCTAAAAATCACACAAAATTTCACTCTATGGGCTTGACAGTGAAAAAAAACTGTAACATTAGCTATCTATCACTGTTTTGCAGAGTGAATTTTGTGCAATTCTCTTAAAGGCCGCGAATTGAAAGGCATTGAAAGACAAAAAATTTACATTTAGGCGTGTTTTTTACCAGACACTCGTGCCCATTCTCCATCAATCGCACTCTCATCAAGGGCGAAATCTCGGGTGTAGGCAGCTTCAATTTTGGTTACTTGTTCGGCAAGAATGCCCGAAAGGACGAGTAAGCCCGACGGTTTGCAGTAAGATGAAATAACATCTTGAAGCTCTAGAAGTGGCCCAGACAATATATTCGCCATCACTACATCGGCCTCTAGTGTGGGCTGATCAGCGGGCAAGAATACATCCAGTCTATCTTCAACACCGTTACGGCGGGCATTTTCTTGTGTGGCTTGAAGGGCTTGCGGGTCGATATCAATAGCAACTACCCGTTTAGCACCTAATTTAAGTGCCGCTAGGGCTAAAATGCCTGAGCCACAACCAAAATCCACAACCACTTTATCGGCAACGTCTATACCGTCTAACCAACGTAAGCAAAGGGCAGTAGTAGGGTGAGTACCCGTTCCAAAGGCAAGACCTGGGTCTAGCATAACGTTCACGGCATTAGGGTCTGGTACATCACGCCAGCTTGGGCAAATCCACAAGCGGGTACCAAATTGCATGGGGTGGAAGTTATCCATCCACTCACGCTCCCAGTCTTTATCTTCAAGGGGCTCTAGTTTGTATTTAAAATCTGAACCAAGAATGCGCGCTTTGCCTAATCGTTTGATGATGGCTTTCATGTCATCGGTAGCTTCAAATAAACCTACCACTTGCGTGTCGGGCCACAGCATGATTTCGCCGGGCTTGGGCTCGTACATAGGCGTGTCTTTCGCGTCTACGTAGGTTACAGCTTGCGAACCATTGGCACTAAGCATATCGCCAATTGATTCAGCATATTCTGAGGAGGTATTTATTCGTAACTGTAGCCAGGCCATATTCACACATGTTCAAAGGGTTTGGCTATATTGTACCGCTTGGCTAGTTAAAGCGAAATCATAATGCTGGCAGTAACGCGCGAATTAGCCGTTCGTTTGGGCGTTTTATCCAGTATTTTCATGTGAAAGCGTCTTTTTTTATCAAACTTAAGTATAAAGCGCATGTTTCTTAACTTCTGTTTTTAAAGGGTTTTTGAAATCATTAAGTCTTTTGGCGAATGGTTATTTATTGGCAAGTGTTTATAGTTAATACGTGTTCCATTACCATTTCGCCTTATGCACTATATTGTTGTACTTTTAATTATTTTGTTCTCTTCACACGCCGCATTTGCAAAGCAAATTGAAGTGGTCGTGGGTTGGACAAAACCTCCCTATGTTATCTCAGAACAAGATTCAGGCTTTGAGTTAGAACTAGTGCGGGCAATATTGCTGGAAATGGGGCATGACATGTCGCCTATTTATGTTCCCTTTGGCCGTACCGCCAGCCTAGTGAAAAAAGGCGGGATGGATATAGGGCTAACCTTAAACCCTGGCCACGATATTGACCCAGCTATACTGACTGATGCCTACGTTTATTATCAAAATGTTGCGGTAAGCCGTACTGACAGAAACTTGGAAATTAACGAAATAGAAGACTTACTCGGCCATAGCGTGATTGCTTTTCAAACGGCAATATCGGTATTAGGTGAAGAGTTTAAAAATACACTAGCCCATCAAAAAAACTATATGGAGCTTGCTCAACAAGAAAGGCAGGTCAATTTGCTACTGCTTGGCAGTGTGGATGTTGCGGTGCTTGATAGAAATATTTTTCAATACGTTAAACATCAGTTGCCTGTCGAAAAGCAATACGATACAAAAATACATGAGTTGTTCCCTGTTTCCTCCTACAGTGCGGCCATTCCTGACGAGCAATTAAGAAACGAGTTTAATAGCGTATTGGCTCAATTTATAAAAGACGGGCGCTACCAATCTTTACTTGATGAATTTGGTCTATTTAATTTTATTGAAGAACTGCCTGCACAACCTGCTAAAAAACTGAATTAAGCTTCATTGAATAGTCGCTCTTCGCGGTTTTCTACTTACTATCTTCAAACTCCCCGCCTTATAACCAAAGCCTCATAATCAAAGCCCCATAACCCAAGCCCCTCAATCACAGCAATAAGGCTTGTATTTCTATCTGTTATGTCTTCATTTGTCGCGTTTGCCGAATAAAATGAAGGTTTGAACCTAGTTAGCAACGTATTGCGTAGTAATCGTTTCTATGCACTACTAAGATATTCAAAACTAAAATGCAGATATCTTAAGAACTTGGGGATGAACCACATGAGGGTTACGCTTTTTTACGCCGCTATATTACTTTGCACAGCATGTGCACCATCGCAGTCGACCACAAAAGATGCGGCTGTTGATAGTTCAGTTGAAAATTCAGACGAAGGTACTATTTCTGCATCTATTACGTCTTGGTTAGATAAATCTGCATTAGAGCAAGCACAAGCTATTGCTGAAGGAGAGTTGTCGTCTGAGGCATTAGTGCAAGGCTATCTTGCTCGCATCGAAAAGCTTGATGGTGATGTAAATAGTATTTTGGCACTTAACCCCAATGCTATTGAAGAGGCAAAAGCGGCTGATTTGGCACGTAAAAATAGAATGCGAAAAGGGCCGCTGTTTGGTCTGCCTGTTTTACTGAAAGACAATATTGAAACCAGCGAGCTACCGACTACCGCAGGCGCGATGGCGCTTGTTAATAATGATACAAAGCGAGATGCCCCTATTGTGGCTCGCCTAAAAGCTGCGGGCGCCATTGTGTTAGGTAAAACTAACCTTTCTGAATGGGCTAACTTTCGGTCTGAATCTTCTATTAGTGGTTGGAGCGCCGTAGGCGGGCTAACCCGAAACCCGCATATGTTGTCTCGTAGTGCATGTGGCTCTTCGTCTGGTTCTGGTGCTGCGATGGCATTGCGTTTGGCATCTTTAGCGGTGGGCACTGAAACCAACGGTTCTATTATTTGCCCTTCTTCAATGAACGGTATTGTAGGTTTTAAACCCACCGTTGGGCTATTATCGCGTACCCACATTGTACCCATCTCGTATACCCAAGATACTGCAGGCCCTATGACCGCAAACGTTAACGATGCATGGTTAATGGCTTCAGTGATGGCAGGTGTAGATCCTAAAGACAGCGCCACTAAAGACGCTAGCAAGTATATGCTTAGCGCACCGCAGCAAAGCATGTTAGCGACCGATTTAAAAGGCGTGCGCGTTGGCGTTGTGCGATATCGTCAAGGTGATAACCCTCATGTGCTTTCTACTTATGAAAGAGCCCTAAGTAGCTTAACTGCTGCAGGTGCTGAAATGGTGGAAATTAGCGATTTCAAACAACCTGAAAGCTTTTGGGCAGACTCTTATCAAGTGTTACTCAGCGAGTTTCATTACACGATAAACGAATACCTTGAAAATAGCCCTGCGGATATTCCTGTGCGCAGCTTGTCGGAACTTATCACTTACAATCAAGCTAGCACTCGAGAGCTCGCGCTATTTAATCAAGATATATTCGAAAAGGCCGTGAACACAGACGATACCAAGAGCCAAAAGTACACCTCAGCGTTAGCGCTAGTGAGGGAAACCGCTAAACAGAATGGTATTGATGCCTTAATGGCAGAGCACAAGGTTGATGTACTTGTGGCACCTTCAAATAGCCCCGCTTTTCTGATTGATGGCGTGTATGGCGATCACTCCCCAATGGGCTTTATTGGTATTGGGTATTTGGCGGCTATTGCAGGTTACCCGCACCTTACAGTGCCCGCGGGTGAGGTTAAAAATCTTCCGGTGGGGATCAGCTTTATTGGCAAGCAATGGTACGATGAAAAAGTGTTACGCATTGGCAGTATATTTCAAGCGAAGCATGGGGCGTATATAAAGCCTGGTTTATTACCAAGCCGCCTACATAACCCCGAGTTGTTAAAGGCTGTGAAAGGGCTGTAGTTAGTTTAAACAGCTTAATGTAATTGCAAAAAAAAGCCCCAGTGTCGCTTCATATGTGCGCGAGACTGGGGCTCTTTTAATAATTCGCGTTATTAGCCTGGGCGTTTAACCCACGCACTACACCAACCATTGGCATTAACCAATTTGTTAGGGAATATGGCACAAGGGCGGTGTTGTTCACCGTCGGCACCTTGAATGTACATGCAGTTATTACATTTAGCACCGTCTACAGTAGACGCCGCAGTATAGTTTAATGCTTTCGCGCTTGGATCATCTGCTTGTAATTGTTCTTGCGCATTAGCACGTAACGCAACGCTTCCTAACGTTAGACCTATCAAAGATGTACCTGACAATTTCAGAAAGTCACGACGGTTTACAGACTTCATAATTCTCTCCAATTGAGATAATAACGATAATGATTCTTTTTTACTCAGCGCCTAAAACGCAAAAACCTGCCGCAAGGCAGGTTTTGAATAATCTAATTATACTATAACCCGTGGCGTTTGGATCTAATACAAAGCAATAAAGATTTGTTGATATAGATTAACTGTTGCCACCTGAACAACGCCTGAACAGCTAGCAAAATCAATGTTATATGGCATATACGCGCCGTTAATTTATGCGCCAGTTGCTAAACATGAATTATTTTTTAGTTATGCTCGTCTTTGTTAAAGGCTCGTTGGGTTTAGCATAAGCATATTGGGCTATCTTATGCGTACTGTGATAAGTGTCTAGCCCCGAAATGCACGAGGTTTGCAATGATTCAATATCAACATAACCATCTTCGGCGATAGCATTTTTTGGATTGGTATTTTCAAGGGCAGCGCTTGGTGCATTGCTTCGCTTAGTTATAAAGACCTCTTGAATTTCACCTATAATCATTTCGGTTTGATTACACAACGTAAAATGCTGTTCTACTTTCAAGCCCATCTTTACTGCGCTTTCTTTAACGTAAGGCGCGCTGAATGTGTCACTAAACCAGGGCGTTAGCCCAACCTCTTCGAACTCACTCACTCCATTATCGTACCGCGCAGACGTTTGATGCGCTTTGTCAGTCCAGCTCGTGTGAACATGATTTAACGTGAACACGCCTTGCTGCTTAATATTGGATAGAGAATCTCGCTGTACAGTGTGCGGACGCATAATAATGCCCAGCAATGGTGGGTTGGCCCCCACATGAACCACAGAACTAATAATCGCTAAGTTGTTGAATCGGCCATCGGTAGTGCCAAGTAAAGAGGAAGATTTAAAGCCTGATAAGCTATTTATAAAGTTGGCGCGATATCGTTGTGGCAGTGCATTGATGTCTTGCAACGAAAAGTGGGTACTACTGTCAGGCATTTTCCTGCTCCGCAATAATATTTAAGTCTTCGCCTTGTTGATAGACGCCAAGTTCAATAGGTTGGCAACATACTTGGCAATCAAGTACCTGCACCTGACCAACATCATTAACCTCGTCAATTTCTACATCATTGGCTGCCATGCAATAAGGGCAAGAGAATTCCATCGATCTCGTTAAGCTCATGATTTCCTCGTATGTGAATTACGTTGTGATAGTTATTACGAGTAAAGTAGAAAACTGGATTGACTGCCAACTTAGCATTGTGACTTAACAAACCACTACGCAAAAGCCCGTGCACCCACGCATGAAATAAAAAGGGAAAAGGTTGAATAATAGGGCTGTATAAATATACACTAATCAAGTATGCAATAGTTTGGTTTTATAATGCGAAAAGATTTGCCACCACGATATTACTTAGCCCACTTTTTTGAATTCTTAGCATTCTTTAAAGGGGCGAATGCTGCGTTGTTAAGCGATAACGCGCGTGACTTTATAGAAAGCTTTAACCAGTTAGATGCTGATAAGCAATGCATCATCGTGCGTGCGGCTAATCGTAAATATGCGGTCATTGATAGATCACAGTTTTCTTATGCAGAAATAGGGAACCCTCAGCAGCAAATTGATGAACTGATTGAAGCTAAGTGGTTCGGCGATTTGCACCATGCTTCGCTACAAGATATTGCAGGCGTACTGACTAAAGACGCGATTTTAAGGTTGTTAGGTGAATACGGTGCCACTCAAGGTTTGGCATCATTAACTAAGCCCGTGCTTGTCTCGCGCTTAGAAGCCTGTATCAATCAGCATGGCTGGCCTGAAGGGTTAAATGAACATACCTACTTAGTGTGTTTGTTTGATGCACCGCTAAAATTTTTATTATTCCTTTATTTTGGCAATACCAAAGGTAGGCTAAATCAATTCTCTATGCGCGACTTAGGCGTCATGCGTACGCGGGGCGATTCGGTGTCAGACATTACCCGTTTCGACAGTAAAGCAGATGCTGAAGCAGCCTGGTTTTATGCAAACCAATTAGAAAAGCTCCCTTTTCTTTCGTCAGCACAAGCTAATGCATTAGCCCAAGACTCCTTCCCCAACAGCGATGGCGTATCGGCTACGTTTTATCGCGATCAGTTTCTGTATGCATTAGCGTTAAAGTTACTAGGCGAGCACCGAGAACAGGCACTTCTTTTGCTATATCAAGCTCAAAGCGATAAAGCGAAAGAGAAATGGATTAGAGAAAGCTATAAAGACGGCAACATCGATAGTGTTAAGGAAGTGCTAGAACACATTATCGATTCGCCACCTTCCGATACGCTGCTGGCGTTTGCTGAAGATTTTTACGCTAGGAAATACCATAAAAAGCGCACCAGTGCAGTGACCGATATGCTAAGAAATGCAAGCCGCACTATTGATATTGATGTTAGCCAGAATCAACAGGTAGAGCGTGGCGTATTAGCCCATTATAAACGCTTGGGTATTGCTGGTTGGCGCACCGAGAACCGATTATGGCGCAGCTTGTTTGGGCTAACCTTTTGGGCACAGTTATATGAAGAAGATACGTTAGTCACTGAGTTTGACAGGCGGCCACTATCGCTTAAACAAAACAACTTTTATGCCCGTTTTGGTGGCAGTATTGAAGCCTTATTTGAACGGTTAGATAGCAAAGATAAGTTTCGCCACCACGTGCACAAAATGGCGACAGCCCACTATGGCAAAGTGAATAGCTTATTCATGTGGAGCAGCCACTTGCTTGAGCCTATCGATGCTCTTATCAAGCACGGGGAGCTTAGCGCTATCGTTAATCTGCTTCGAATGATGAGTGAAGATTTTGCCTCTTTAAGCGACGGCTTCCCTGACATTATGGTGTTTGATGAAAAGCTACGCTTTGAAGAAGTCAAAGCGCCGGGTGATCAGTTAAGACGCAATCAATTGGTGTCTATTCAGAGGTTGCAACGTGCAGGGTTTGAAGTTGCTGTTACTACGGTAAATTGGCATCGCGATCCTAACCAGCCTTATGTGGTGGTTGATATTGAAACCACAGGGGGCAACAACAGCTACAATCGAATTACTGAAATTGGCATGGTGAAAATTGTTGCGGGCGAAGTGGTGGATACTTATCAAACCTTGATCAACCCGCAGCGACGAATTCCGGCTACCATCACACGTCTTACCGGTATTTCTGATGATATGGTGGCTGATGCCCCATTATTTGTAGAAGTCGCTGAACGTATTGCTAGCTTTACCGACGAGGCGGTATTTGTGGCGCACAACGTTAATTTTGATTATGGCTTCATTAAGCAAGAATTTGCACGGTTAGAGCTTCCTTTCAAACGACCTAAGCTGTGTACAGTTCGAGAAATGCGAAAGGTGAACCCAGGGCTACCCTCATATTCATTGGCTAACCTTACTCGGCATTTCGATATTAAAATGGAGCAACATCACCGCGCGCTCTCTGACGCAAAGGCGGCTGCAGCTTTACTTGATATCATTCTAACGATGTCTGCCGAAACGATTAAATAAATGTAAGGTTAGGTAAGGCTAGGTAAGGTGAACATTTTTTCTATATTAGCGTAAAAGTAGTGTTAAATAACAAGAGCTAGCAGTATGCGATATATCGAAGAGCAACATAACGAAGAGCATCCTTCAAAAAAGCGCCCGTCAAAAGAGCATCCAACAGAGATTTATCCCTTAGAGCGTCAGTCTAAAGGGCGGTTTACCGAGGTTGAGCAATCTCGCGTAATTGAAATGGCGTGGGAAGATAGAACCCCTTTCGAGGCAATCGAAAAATTATATGGCTTGCCTGAAAAAGAAGTTATTAAACTGATGCGCAAGAATTTAAAGCATAAGACATTTAAAAATTGGCGAGCAAGAGTGTCTGGACGCAAAACCAAACACGAAATTTTACGTCCAGCTGGCGTAGAAAGAGGATATTGCCCTTCTCAGTACAAACCTAAGAGTGCGAATAAGTAACCTATTCTTCCGCTGGCTTCAACGGCTTTACGGCAGTGACTGGCAGAAGTAGCATCATGAGTTGCTGACGCCAAGGCGTGGGGAATAACGCCGTAGAGCCGTCTTGTGCAGGCTTAGTCTCTGAAATTTGTTGTTTATAGGCTTTATAGTCGGGGCAGCTTTCTTTAAGGCTTTCAATGCGACTTAACACCGAGTCGATAAAAATAGCAGGGCTACGTTGGGTGTTCTGCTTTAAATCTAGTACCAGTTCACGCAAAACATAGGCTTCCCATTCAGAACGGTATTCTCGTTCTAGCTTACTAGGGGCGTGGGAAAGATCTGCCATTTCTTGTTGTAACTTCACTTCGTTTTCGGGCTTATCGTAAAGCACACGCAGGGCAAGCAAAACGTCGATAGACAGGCGTGAAACAGGGAGTTGAGATTTTAGTTCTTCGTAGCGTTTGGGCACCTTGTTAACCTTTTTACCTAAGTGGTAAATATTGAAAAATGAGCAGTAATCGATAGCGCTTTGTGTTAGTAGACACTACCATACTTTAGTAAGCCGCTGTAGTAAATGACTGCGCTAACAAGCGGTTATGTGAATTAAAAAAACGTAATGCGCTGTTGCTGAACTTTAGTGTGTGGCACAAACGTATGAAAGGGTGCACTGTCAAAGTGCGTACGCGTTCTTGCTGTTTGGCCCATCATTTTGGTGGGCCTTTTTTATTGCTCAAATGACACCTTTATGCCAGCAAGTAGCCTACTAACGCTGTCTACCACATCGGCACGAATAAACCACTCTGTGTCATTAATAAGGGTAATGTCACCGCTTATTTCAGCTGAAGCGCCATGCCCGGTACCTAAAAAATCTTCAGTTAGCTCAGCCCTAGGACCAAAGCCTTCACTCACATAAGAATAGTGAGAAAAGTAGGATAAAGGGTAGTTACCCATGCTAGTTTTTCCACTTAAACCAATAACAAACTTTGAACTTGAAGATGACAGTTGTTGCACAGACTCAACGAACAAGGTGTGAGATGGGTTGTATTGCCAGCGATATTCACCGCGAACAAAGTTGCTGTCAGTCATTCGCTCTACACTCACTTCATAGCTGTGGGTCTGCCCCATTTTTGCTGAGTATTCTAATTCAACATAGTTGAGCTGGTGGAAGCTATCAAACGCACTATTGGCATTAGTATTATCAAGCTCGCCAATAACTAGTTCTATTTCGCTGTCCTTTTGCAGGGCATAAACACTTCGCATGCCTTTAATCCACCCGTCTTTAGACAGCCCTGACGAAGAAACGCGGCCTTTATAAGTGGGTATTATTCCTGCCTCCATTTTTCCTTCAGAAAATTCATAGCGTAAATATAAACGCCTAGCGTAAAGGTGATCTGAAGTTTCACTGCCGAAGGTGTTGTGACTGGACGCAAAAGACTCCCCGGTTACCACAAAGCTGTTTAACGACCACGCATCATCGGAGGAGAGGGAAAGCGACGGGTAATAACGCATTCTATACTGATTTCTATGATCTCGGTCTGAGCGCTCGTCAAAGCGAAACTGCATATCTAGCTTCTGCGAAAACACTACGCTCTCACCCAACGCATTAGCGCATATAGTAAAAAAGAGAACAGCAAATACAGTCGCGTTATCAGCCCATTTCATTTCAGTAAAGCCCGATTCATTTATGTGCAGGTTAATTCTAATCAGCTTATACGAAAAAGAACATGGATTAGGTAACTATTTGTCGGGAGAAATTAAGATAAAAAAAGCCGGCGAAAGGCGCCGGCTGAAGACTGGAGGTGGACTCCAATGAGGGTAAACACATAAAACACAACTAAAGTTTCAATAGCAGGGAGGGCTAGGAAACTGAGTTCAGTATATGCCCGTACTTCTCATTTGAAAAACCTTAAAATTTGATTGTTCTAATCGTAAAAACAGAATGAACCACGTGGGCTTTTGAAAACTAGAGCATGAATAGCAATTGGGTAGAAAGGTAGCGTGTAACTAAAGCGGCTTGAAAATGTATTGTAGAAAAAGCGTCAGTGCATATGGAAATATTAGAAAGGAAATAAAATCAGCGCCGTGTAAAACACGGCACCGAATTTTGAGTCTGTTAGGCTATGCCTAGTTTCTTCTCAAGGTAGTGGATGTTTGTTCCACCAGCAAAGAAGTTTTCGTCGGCCATAATAGCGCGCTGTAGTGGAATATTTGTTTTTATTCCCTCAATAACTAGCTCATCTAATGCATGTCGCATTCTAGCAATGGCCTCGTCACGACTTTCACCAAAGGTAATCAATTTACCAATCATAGAGTCGTAGAAAGGCGGCACGGTATAGCCAGAATAAATATGAGATTCCCAACGAATACCTAAGCCACCTGGCGAATGAAAAATATCAATCGTGCCTGGGCTAGGGATAAAGGTTTTAGGATCTTCAGCGTTAATTCGACATTCTATAGCATGACCACGAATTTGAATTTGCGATTGGTCGATAGACAGAGGCTGACCTGCCGCAATGCGCAGTTGTTCTTTGATTAAGTCAACGCCGGTGATCATCTCTGATACTGGGTGCTCAACCTGAATACGGGTATTCATTTCAATGAAATAGAACTCGCCGTTTTCATACAAGAACTCGAACGTACCTGCGCCGCGGTAATTGATTTCAACACATGCTCTACGGCAACGATCACCAATTTTAGTGCGCATTTGCTCAGAAATGCCTGGTGCAGGTGCTTCTTCCACTACCTTTTGGTGGCGACGCTGCATAGAACAGTCACGCTCGCCTAAGTGAATCGCATTACCTTGGCCATCGGCTAAAATCTGAATTTCCACGTGACGTGGATTTTCTAAGAATTTCTCCATGTACACGGTAGCGTTACCAAATGCCGCGCCTGCTTCAGCTTGCGTGGTTTCAATGGCACTAATGAGTTCCGCTTCACTGCGAACCACACGCATACCACGACCACCGCCGCCACCAGCTGCTTTAACAATAATTGGGTAACCAATGCGTTTAGCAATGGCTTTATTTTTATCATTATCGCCAGTAAGCGGGCCGTCTGAACCAGGTACACAGGGTACGCCAGCTTTCTTCATGGCACTAATTGCCGACACTTTATCACCCATCAGGTTAATGGTATCTGCTGTTGGACCAATGAAGATAAAGCCACTTTTTTCAACTGCCTCAGCAAAGTCGGCGTTTTCTGCTAAAAAGCCGTACCCTGGGTGAATAGCAATAGAATTTGTGACTTCTGCCGCCGCAATAATGCGAGGAATATTCAAGTAGCTTTCGGTTGCTGAGGCTTTACCGATACAAATCGACTCGTCTGCCAGCAACACGTGCTTTAAGTTTTTGTCAGCCGTAGAGTGTACCGCAACGGTTTTGATGCCAAGCTCTTTACAGGCACGCAAAATACGAAGGGCAATTTCACCACGGTTTGCAATGAGTACTTTATCTAGCATAGTACGAAGCCCGCTTATTCAATGATGAACATGGCTTGATCAAACTCTACTGGGTCTTGGTTATCTACCAGTATTGCTTTAACCACACCAGATTTGTCTGATTCAATTTGGTTCATCATCTTCATCGCCTCAATAATGCAAAGCGTGTCGCCTGCATTAACCGTTTGACCCACTTCAGCAAACGGTTTTGCTGTAGGTGAAGATGCGCGATAGAAAGTGCCTACCATTGGTGACTTAACCACATGGCCTTCTGGCGCTGCAGGCGCTGCTGCTTGTGCAGGTTCAGCCGCCGCAACAGGTGCTGGAGCAGGAGCTGGTGCCGCATGAGCTGGTGCAGCAAAGCTATAGTTCATTGGCGCTTGAACGCCAGTTGGGCCGCGATGAATTCGAACAGACTCTTCGCCTTCAGTGATCTCAAGTTCGGCGATGCCAGACTCTTCCACTAATTCGATGAGTTTTTTGAT encodes:
- the accB gene encoding acetyl-CoA carboxylase biotin carboxyl carrier protein, with translation MDIRKIKKLIELVEESGIAELEITEGEESVRIHRGPTGVQAPMNYSFAAPAHAAPAPAPAPVAAAEPAQAAAPAAPEGHVVKSPMVGTFYRASSPTAKPFAEVGQTVNAGDTLCIIEAMKMMNQIESDKSGVVKAILVDNQDPVEFDQAMFIIE